The genomic window GAATACACACGTAACTTTAATTTTATAGGTAAAGACAGCGCCACGGCATACATGAAAATTAGAGGGTTTACCAATGGAACCTATCGTAAATTTTATAAAGAGAGTTTTAAAAAGTTAGATTCTGCTAAAACTAAGAATTTAATTCTTGATTTACGTGATAATGGAGGCGGGCGCATAGAAGAGATAAACTATTTATATGGGTATTTATCCAAAACAAAATACACGTTTATGGCGCCTAGTAAGGTAAATAGTAGATTATCTTTTTTTCCTGCTTTTATGAATAATACAAGTGGTGTACCTCAAAAAATATTTGCTGGTATTATTTCTCCTTTCTTGGCTTTGGACAATCTGTTAAAAACAAAAAAGAAAGATGGAGAACTGTATTATAGATTTCCATATTCAAAAGAAAAAAGCCCTAAAAAAATAAATTATACAGGTAATTTATATGTGTTAATTAACGGGAATTCGTTCTCGGCATCTTCATTAATTTCAACGAATCTCCAAGCTACCAAAAGAGCGGTTTTTGTTGGAGAAGAAACTGGTGGTGCTTATAATGGTTGTGTTGCGGGCTTATATAAAATTTATCGATTGCCAGAATCGAAATTAAAAATAAGAATGGGTTTAATGCAAATTGAAGCACCTTTTAAACAAAACCCAGATGGTTATGGAATAAAACCTAATGTTGAGATTGCTCCAACTATTTCTAGTAGGCTTTCAGGTAAAGATCTAGAACTCGATTGGATTCTAGATAATATTTCCAAAAAATAAAAATATTTGGCAATGTATTTGCATAAAACAATTTGAAATTAATAATTTCGTTTTCAATACAAATACAACCTATTTAAATTAAGATTTTATATATGAAATTAATAAAATTATTGTCTTTACTATTTTTTCTTTCTTCAATTATGCTTTCTGCACAAAGCATCAATAAATTTGATAGCGCAGGGAAAAGAGATGGGGTTTGGAAGAAGAATTTTGAGAGTACAGATGTTATACGTTATCAAGGTACTTTTTTGCACGGTAAAGAAGTAGGAGAATTTAAGTTTTATAAAAATATAAACGGTAAAGCTGTTTTATCTGCAACAAAGGTATTCAACAAAGAAAATAATATTGCTAAAGTTACTTTTCTTGGTTCAAAAGGAAAAATTATAAGTGAAGGAGAAATGGATGGTAAAACCTTTATTGGTACATGGAAATACTATCAAAAGAGTAACGATAATCTTTTAATTTTAGAGAATTTCAATAATAACGGAGAATTAATAGGAGATCGTTTTGTTTATTATAAAAACGGTGAAATTGCTGAAAAACAAAGTTATCTTGCTGGTAAACTCAATGGTGAATCCTTTTGGTATTCTGAAAACAATGTGGTTTTAAAATCTTTTGTTTACGAAAATGATGAAATTCATGGACCTTCAAAAATCTATAACGGAAAAGGTGAGTTGCTTATCGAAGGACAGTACAAACGTGATAAAAAAGATGGTGTTTGGAAATACTACGAAAACGGGGCTTTAAAGGAAGAAAAAGATTTTACTTATGTACCAAAATACGTAAAGAAGTAATAATTTAATTCCGCTTTTATTAGTAATAATTCTTATATTTTTTGCTTATCGAGGTAATAGTTATTTACTATCACAATTCAATTTTAAAACCAATCGATTATACCTACCTTTGTGAACTAATTTTTTAGACGACAAACCATTAATCATAACATTTTATTTGTAGATTTTTACTTAATATTATTAAGTATATCTTCAAGTATATTTTATAATAAAAAACAATGAAACGAGTTGTAATTGGACTTTCAGGAGGGGTAGATTCTAGCGTTGCTGCTTATTTATTGCAGGAGCAAGGTTACGAAGTTATTGGGTTATTTATGAAGAATTGGCATGATGATACGGTTACAATATCTAACGAATGCCCGTGGTTAGACGATAGTAATGATGCCATGTTGGTTGCCGAAAAATTAGGAATCCCTTTTCAAACTGTAGATTTAAGCGAAGAATATAAAGAGCGTATTGTTGACTATATGTTTAATGAATACGAAAAAGGACGCACACCAAATCCAGATGTACTTTGTAATAGGGAAATAAAGTTTGATGTGTTTATGAAAATCGCTCTAGATTTAGGTGCAGATTTTGTAGCAACGGGTCATTATTGCCGAAAAGGAACGCTTCAAAAAGATGGTGAAGATATTTATCAATTATTGGCAGGTGTTGATGGTAATAAAGATCAGTCTTATTTTTTATGCCAATTATCACAAGAGCAACTTGCAAAATCATTGTTTCCTATTGGAGAATTAACGAAGCCTGAAGTTCGTAAAATTGCTATGGATTTGGATTTAGTTACTGCGGAGAAGAAAGACTCTCAGGGTCTTTGTTTTATAGGGAAAGTAAAATTACCCGATTTTCTTCAGCAACAGCTAAAACCAAAAGAAGGTGTTATTGTAGAAATACCTAGTGAGCAATCTGTATATACCGAAATAGAAGATACTTTTGCTTCCACGGAAGAAAAGCTTGCATATTTGTCTCGGAAAATTGATTATAAAGTCGATTTAGGAAAAATAGTAGGAAAGCATCAAGGTGCTCATTATTTTACAAAAGGCCAAAGAAAAGGTTTAGGTGTTGGAGGAACAATTGAGCCGTTATTTGTAATTGATACCGATGTAAACGAAAATGTTATTTATACAGGACAAGGAAAAACACATCCAGGTTTATATAAAAGTGCACTTTTTGTAACGAACGAGGAGTTACATTGGGTTCGACAAGACTTAGAATTAAAAGATGGTGAAACAATGGAAGTTCTTGCTAGAATACGCTATCGCCAAGCTTTAGAAAAAGCAACGCTGCATAAAGTAGATTCTGGTTTGTATGTAGAATTCGAGAATCCGCAATCTGCAATTACAGAAGGTCAGTTTGTTGCATGGTATTTAGAAGATGAGTTGCTTGGTTCCGGAGTTATTTCGTAACTTAGTAGGTCTAAATCTATTGTCTTGAAAAAACTATTTATTGTTTTAAGTATTATTTTTTTTTCGTGGAACCTATTTTCTCAAGAAGATGCTTGGGTTTATTTGGTAGATAAAGAAAACGAGTCTGTTTATCTTGCAGATCCTATTTTAATGCTTTCTCAAAAAGCTATTGATAGAAAAGAAAGGCACGGTGTTTCTATTGATAGTAGAGATATTCCTGTTAACGAAACCTATATTTCTGCTTTAAAAAGTGCTAATGGTATTACTATTTTGGCCAAGTCAAAATGGTTTAATACTGTTCATATTCGTGGAGAAAAAACGGATATAGAAAATTTATTCCTCAATCAAAATAGTCTACTAGATCCAGAAAAACGGTTTATAGATAAAATTGTTTTTGCCGATAGATCGGAAGCTGCTTTAGAGCGCAGTGCAAACAATAAAACTAAGACGAAGCTCGAAACGACTCTAACTACTTTTGATTATGGTAATTCGGCCAACCAAATTGAAATGTTTAATGGTGATGTTTTACATCAGGAAGGTTATACTGGAGAAGGAATGACAATTGCTATTATGGATGGTGGTTTTCCCAATGTAAATAACATGAGCGCTTTTCAAGACTTGAGAAATGCAGGGAAAATTATTGATGATTACGATTTTGTTAATCGCGATGATGATGTTTACACCAGCACCGTTACAGATCATGGCACATTGGTTCTAAGTACCATGGCCGGCTATTTTAATGGCGATGGGAAAAACTTTGTGGGTACAGCTCCAGATGCTTCTTATTATTTGTTTATTACTGAAGACGGAAGTGACGAAAACCCGGTAGAAGAAAGTTATTGGGTAGAAGCTGCGGAACGCGCAGATAGTTTGGGTGTGGATATTATAAACACATCTCTTGGTTACGACGATTTTGATCCTGGAACAAAATATGACTATTCAGATGCTGATATGGATGGTAATACAACTTTTATAACAAAAGGTGCTAACATTGCTTTCGATAAAGGTATGCTATTGGTTACATCTGCGGGAAATGCTTATGCTACAAGCATTGGTGCTCCTGCCGATTCTCCTAATACTTTAACTGTTGGTGCGGTAGATTCTAATGGTGATTTTGCTTTTTTTAGTTCTATTGGTACCTCATATCAGCCGTCTTTAAAACCAGATGTTGTAACACAAGGCTTAAATAGTTTTGTTATAGACGAAAATGATAATATTACAACAACTAGTGGTACATCATTCAGTTCTCCAATTATGGCTGGAGGTGTAGCTTGTTTATGGCAAGTGTTTCCTGACTTAAGCAATTTAGAAATTATTAATTTGGTTAGAGAATCTGGATCGCAATACAATAACCCCGATTATTATTTAGGCTATGGAATTCCAGATTTAGAAGTTGCATTCAATAATATCAATGCTTTATATCTAATAGGTTCTAATACTGAATTCGATTTAAAACTTTATCCAAATCCTGTTACAGATAAATTATATATTAGTTTACCAACGGAAGGTGTGTTTACTTTAAATTTATTTGATATTTTAGGTAAAATAGTAAATACGTTTCAAGTTTCTAATGAGTTTAATACAATAATTACCGCTAATTTAGCAAATGGTATTTATGTTGCGCGTATTCAAACGTCTACAGGTACGCATACATTTAGATTAATAAAGCAATAATGAAAAATAGAATAACCGAACTTTTTGGAATAGAATATCCTATAATTCAAGCAGGGATGATTTGGAATAGTGGATGGCGATTGGCTTCTGCAGCAAGTAATTCTGGTATTTTAGGTTTAATAGGAGCAGGATCGATGTATCCGGAAATACTACGTGATCACATTCAGAAATGTAAAAAAGCAACCAATAAACCTTTTGGTGTTAACGTTCCTATGTTGTACCCAAACATTGAGGAAATTATGAATATTATAGTTCAAGAAGGCGTGAAGATTGTTTTTACTTCAGCTGGAAACCCAAAAACTTGGACGTCTTGGTTACAAGAAAAAGGTATAACGGTTGTACACGTCGTAAGCTCTGTTAAGTTTGCTTTAAAAGCGGAAGCTGCTGGTGTTGATGCTATTGTTGCCGAAGGTTTTGAAGCTGGTGGGCATAATGGTAGAGATGAAACGACGACGTTAACATTAATCCCGATGGTGAAAGAGCAGGTGAAAATTGCGTTAATAGCTGCAGGTGGAATAGCCACAGGTAAAGCTATGCTGGCGACTATGATTTTAGGAGCCGATGCAGTACAAATAGGAAGCCGGTTTGTTGCAAGTACAGAAAGTTCGGCACATGAAAGTTTTAAACAAGTTGTTGTAGATAGTAAAGAAGGTGACACACAATTAACTTTAAAAGAATTGGCACCTGTACGGTTGATAAAAAACTCATTTTATAATCAAGTTCAAGAATTATATAAATCATCACCAAGTATTGATGCTTTAAAGTCCTTATTAGGACGAGGACGATCTAAAAAAGGAATGTTTGAAGGTGATTTAGAAGAAGGCGAACTAGAAATTGGTCAAATTGCGGGTTTAATTCATGATATAAAACCTGTAGATCAAATTGTTACCGAAATTATTGCTGAATTCGAGGAAGCAAAAGCTAGTATTTCTGCACTTTAAGAAGATACATTCCATTCAAATATAAGTTGAATATTTCCTTTTAAATTAGGAATACAAAATTGCTTAAGAGAAAGCATAAGATTACTTTTGCAAAATGCAATTAACCGACTACACTAAAGAATTTAAATATAATTGGCAGCTAGCAGCACCAGTTATGTTAGGTATGCTCGGTCATACTTTTGTTAGTTTTATAGATAATATTATGGTTGGGCAGTTAGGAACCGCTCAACTTGCCGCTGTTTCTCTTGGTAATAGTTTTATGTTTATTGCAATGTCTCTTGGTATTGGATTTTCTACTGCCATTACCCCATTAGTTGCAGAGGCGGATGCCGAAGAAAACTTCATAAAAGGTAAATCGTCTTTTAAGCATGGTTTATTTTTATGTACAGTTTTGGGGATTTTACTGTTTTTTTTAGTGTTTTTTGCAAAACCTTTGATGTATTTAATGAAACAACCTATTGAGGTTGTAGAATTGGCTATTCCATATTTGGATTTAGTTGCGTTTTCACTTATTCCTCTAATTATTTTTCAAGGATTTAAGCAGTTTAGCGATGGTTTATCGCTAACCAAATTCCCTATGTATGCCACAATTTTAGGTAATGTAGTTAATGTGGTTTTGAATTATTTATTAATTTTCGGAAAGTTTGGTTTTCCAGAAATGGGTATAGTTGGTGCGGCTTATGGAACTTTGGCATCTAGATTTATAATGGTTTGGTATCTCTGGTTTTTATTAAAAGGAAAAGAGAAATCTAAGCGTTTTGTTACTAATATTAAGTTTTTTGTACTTGATAAATTAATGCTTAAAAAAATTATAAACCTTGGTACGCCAAGTGCTATGCAGATGTTTTTTGAGGGCGCCATTTTTACCGCTGCTATTTGGCTTAGTGGGTTGTTAGGTAAAAATCCGCAAGCTGCAAATCAAATTGCTTTAAATCTAGCTTCTATGACATTTATGGTGGCTATGGGATTAAGTGTAGCTTGTATGGTTCGTGTTGGAAACCAAAAAGGCTTAAAGAACTTTGTTGATTTGCGCCGTATTGCATTTTCTATCTTTTTATTGGGAATTATTCTCGCCTTTGGTTTTGCGCTTATGTTTTTTGCGCTACACGATTATTTACCAAGGTTATATGTGGATTTAGATGATATTAAAAATTTTGTCGATAATACGGAAGTGGTTAGTATTGCTTCTAAATTAATGATTGGAGCAGCCATTTTTCAAATAAGTGATAGCATACAAGTGGTCTTTTTGGGTGCTTTACGAGGTTTGCAGGATGTTAAAATACCAATGTTTTTAGTGTTTATAGCTTATTGGGTTATTGGTTTTCCTATTAGTTGGTTTTTTGGAAAAGAAGATGCCTATGGAAGTTTCGGAATCTGGCTAGGCTTAATAGCAGGATTAACAACGGCTTCTATTTTATTGTTTATAAGGTTCAATTATTTATCAAAAAGGTTAATTTTGTCTAACAAGTAACAATTCAAAAATAAAATGACACTACCAAAATTTATATTAGGCGATAATACGGAATATCCGAATGCTATATTTGTAATTCATACGGAGTTTCCAAGATTCATTATTAATCTTGAAGATGACGATGTAGAATGGTTTGAGGATTTTGATGCTGATGATCAAGAAGAATTAGAAACTGAAACTGAAAATGCTATTAAAGAAGCGACTGCTTTTTATGATGCTGAAATTTCTAAATACGACGAGTAATTGCGTTAGGGATTGAGGCATTGTTGAAGCTCTTTTTGTGTTGTTGCACCTATGCAACACAAAAAAGCGACTGCCGAAAGCCCGACCCTTGTGGTAACGCCAAAATAAAATACAATGATAGATCAGCTTTTACATTACGATACGGAATTATTTGTTTTCTTAAACAATTTAGGCTCGGAACCTTGGGATGGTTTATGGTTAGCAATAACAGATAAGCTCACTTTTATTCCTTTATATGCAATTCTGTTATATTTACTTTATAAGAAATTTGGTTTAAAATCGATGTTAGTTTTTGTTGTTGTTATAGCATTAATGGTAACATTTACAGACCAAATAACAAATGTTTTTAAGCGTGGATTTCAAAGACCAAGACCTTGTGGAGCGGAAGATTTGATTGGTAGAGTACGGTTTATTGCTGTGCGCTGTGGTAAGTATGGTTTCTTTTCTGGGCATGCATCTAACACGATGGGAGCGGCTGTTTTTGCTGGTTTAATGCTAAAACCTTTCTATAAAAATTTAATTTTTATTATGCTGTTTTGGAGTGGAGTTGTGGCTTTTAGTAGAATTTATGTTGGTGTCCATTACCCTCTAGATATTTTGTGTGGCTTAACTTTTGGTGCTTTTTCTGGGTTTATATTCTATAAATTAGCTAAATACTTATTGAATAGGTTTATTAAACCTGAGTAAATAAACGGCTGTGCAAAAAGGTTGGTTTTTCTTAGTTTTCGATTAGTTTCATGAACCTATATTATTTTCTGGTATATTGAAAAATAGGCGTTTTAATTTGTTCTCTTTTAAAACTTGATTTCCAAATTTAACCAATCGATAAGATGTTTTTATAGTACAACCTACCGGAAACTTATTTAAGAGGAACAGAAACTTTTACAGTATCCCAAGCCATTGTTAAAAATAAATCGTCTGTAGAATTATCGAAAGCAATGGTGAATTGTTCAACAGGCTTTTTTAATTTATGCACGGGAACTTCAATGGTTAAGGCATCATAATTAGGATCCCACATAGGTTTCATTTCTGAATCTACACCCCAAGAATATTGCTTCGAGTTGAAAATAACGGTCCAAACAGAATCTTTTGGAACAGTCCATAAAGTATATTCTCCAGCTGGTAACGGCATGCCCGCAACTTCAAGAGCTTTATTAGTATCGAATGTGGTAGCCTCATTTGCACCAGTTCTCCAAACTTTATTAAAAGGTACCAATGCACCAAAGATTTCCCTGTTCTTTTTAGAAGGTCTATTATAAAAGACTCTTAATTTTAAATCATTTAATTCAAATTTAACGGTATCTTTTGGACTTAAGCGTTTTGCAAAGATATTTTCAACGAAAGTTGAATATAAAAATAAGCCTAAAGCTATAACTGATAATAAGATTAAAAGGCGTTTTAAAAAGGTATTCATTTATGGAGCAATTTATTAAGGGAATAAAGATACTTTAAAAAGTCAGGATTACTAAAAACCTAACGCACATTTCTTCAATTTTGGTATATTTTAAATAAAATTTAAGAGTTTTTGCAACACTTTAGTTTTTTTGTCGTCTTTAGAATGAACCAAAGCCAACATATTGATAAATTGGCTAAACCAAACCAAAAGCAAAATTAGTATGTTTCAAGTTGACATTATTGAAAAATGTAAACAAAACAACCGAAAAGCACAATTGCAGTTATACAACCAGTACTGCGACGGGATGTATATTGTTGCCAAACGGTTTTTAAAGGATGCTAACGATGCTGAAGATGTGGTACAGGAGGCTTTTATAAAAGCATTCTCTAGACTACACCAATATAAAGCGGAAGTGACTTTTGGAGCTTGGTTAAAACGTATTGTTGTTAATAAAAGTATCGATTTCTTAAAATCTAAAAAACAAGAGCTTGTAGAATTAGAAGAGGTGCACCTGAAAGTGATTGATACAACAAAAGATGACAAATGGTTAGTAGATGATGGCGTAACGCTAAAAGATATAAAGCAGGCTATTAATGAATTATCACAGAAATATCAATATGTGGTCATGTTATATTTAATTGAAGGGTACGACCATCAAGAAATATCGGAGATTTTAAACATAACACAAGTAGCCTCGAGAACACAATTATCGCGTGGAAAAGTAAAATTACAAGAACTGTTAATTCATAAAAATAATGGCACAAGATATTAGAGACTTATTTAAGAATGAAAAAGTTGAGCAAGAAAGTATGCCAGCAAAGCATGAAGCACGTTTTCTTGATAAGTTAGATGAAGCATTACCTCAGGAATCGAAAAAAACAGGTTTAGGATGGATGCAAATTGCGGCTAGTGCTGTTGTGTTTTTAGGTTTAAGTTTTGGTGCTTATACCTTTTTTGAAGGCGATACTGAAACAACCAAAACTATAGAAAATGTTGCAACTACAAAGTTAACTGAAACAAAAACTTTGGGTGATGTATCTCCGGGACTTAAAAAAGTAGAAGACTATTATTTAGCGAGTATTAATTTAGAATTGTCTAAAATGAAATACACGCCAGAAACCAAAGAATTATTCGATGGTTATTTGGCGCAGTTAGACGAGTTAGATAAGGAATACAAACGATTATCGTTAGATCTTACAGAGTCTGGGCCATCGGAATTAACAGTGAATGCATTAATTGATAATTTAAAATTCAGATTAAATTTAATGTATCGATTACGCACACAATTAAAAGAATTAAAATCATCTGATGCTTTATCAGAAAAAGAACAATCAATCTAAATCAATCAAAAAATGAATGGTATAATCATAAAAATTAAATTATTAATGCTGAGTTTTGTTTTAACGGCAAGTGCTTTTGGGCAACAAAAGTTAACAAAATTAGAGCAAAGTATTAAAGTGAATAAAGATGTGGTTATCGATTTAAACACAAGCCATTGTAATGTAGTTTTCGATACATGGAATAAAAATACTATTGAAATAGAAGCCTATGTTGAAGGTGAAAAAATATCGGGAGAAGCCCTTAAGAGCGTTTTAAAATCTTGGGATGTGGATATTGATGCGACTTATGATAAGGTTTCGATAAATACGAATAAAACAAATTCTAATGTCGTTTGGGTAGAAAAGAATGAGGATAACGATGGCGATCTATTAACAATAATTTTTGATGAATTGAAATACGAGTTGGCCGATTTACCACAAGCTATTATGAATGGATTGGCTGTAGGTGTTCCTGAAATGCCTGCTATGCCCGAAATGCCACAATTGCCAGAGCTACCGACGGACGCGCATGCTATGGAGTTTGATTATGAAGCTTATAAAAGGGATGGTGAGAAGTATTTAAAAAAGTATGAAGAGAAATTTGAATCCACTTACGGAAAAGATTTTGAAGCCAAAATGGAAGCTTGGGGTGAAAGATTTGGAGAGGAATGGGGTGAAAAGTTTGGAAAGCATATGGAAGTATGGGCAGAAGATTTTGAAAAACGATTTGATAGTGAAGAGTTTGAAGAAAAAATGGAAGCTTGGGGAGAACGTTTTGGAGCACAAATGGAAGCGCAAGCTGAGCGTATAGAGGCTCAAGCTAATCGCGTTGAAGCTCAAGGCAAACGTGTAGAGGCGAATAGAGAACGCCAGCAAGAACGTGCTATTTTATTAAAAAACCGACAGAAAGAGATTGAGAAATTAATGAAAGGGCATGGAGATTCTAATGTAAAGAAAACTATTAAGATAAAAATGCCAAACCATGCGAAGTTAAAAGTTAATATAAAATATGGTGAAGTAGAATTTGCTTCTAACATTAACGACTTAAAAGCCAATTTATCACATTCTAAATTTACAGCATATAGCATTAATGGAAGTTCTACTTCCATTAATGCTTCTTATTCACCAGTTAATGTAAGTATTTGGAATTTAGGTGAGCTTAATTTAAATTATGTAAAAGATGCTAAAATAAAAGAAGTGAAACAATTAGTTTTAAATGCCACATCATCTAATATCGATATCGATAAACTTACGGGTAGTGCTATAATTGACGGTAATATTGGTGATTTAAATATTTCTAAAATAGAAGATAGTTTTAATAATTTAAATATTATTCTTCAAAACAGTAATGCCTTTATAAAATTACCAAATGTAGATACTAACGTGCAATACAAAGGGAGTTATTCTAAGTTTACTCACCCCAATCAATCGGATAAAAATCAATCGTCTTCTTCTTTTTCTAAAAGTGGTTCTAGCGGAAAAAGTATTATTATAAATGCTAAATATAGTAATGTTGAAATGGAGTAGGTAATTAAATTTAACCTTAAATTTTCAGCATAAAAAAAGCGCCTTAAAAAAGACGCTTAAATTTTATTATTGATATCAAAATGTGTTAGAATTGGTAACGCACTCCTAAAGCGATATCAAAAATGGTATTATCAGTAAAATCATTATTCCCAAACTCAGGTCTAAAATCAAGAGAAATTAAAAGAGGGATATCAAAATTATATTCAATACCTATATCTCCAGCAACAAAAAATCCAAAATCATCCGTTCCGTCAAGTGATTTTTTTCCAGAAAAAGAAGATATTCCTGCACCAGCACCAGCATACCAATTAAATCCACCTTCAATATTCCAAACCCATTGGTATAAGCCTGTTAATTTTATAGCGCTATAATTATTGTCGTTTCTCCAGCCTAAATCAGCTTCAAGACGATTAAAATCGCTTAATGCACGTTGATATGATATTTCTGCGCCGTAAGAGTTACTTCCGCCTAAGCGTAACCCAATTGCGTTATCTGAAATGTCTTGTGCGTTAGAAATTAATGATACCCCTAAAATGGCAAATGATAATAAAAATAATTTTTTCATAGTTTAATAGTATTTGTTGTTTATATACGATCTTTTGCGTTGAAAAGATCTTTCTTAATATGCATTTGAAATGCACTGCAATAACGCAAAATATTTATTTATATTGAGTTAATTAAAGCGTTTGAAGTTGTTATTTATCTGTTTGTGTTAAAACAGATTTTTTCGAAATTATTTTAGTGATGGGTAGAATGACTAAAACTAAAAATTATTTAATTCGCTTTGCTTGTGTTGTAAAAGATAATCCTTGTTGACCTACTGTAGAATTCATAATACCTTCAAAAAGTGGTTCGGGAGAGTTCTTTGGAATTTTCCATTCGAAAATAAAATTTGAACCTGTTCCTCCAGAATTATCAATTTCATCAATAATAATTTCACAGGTTTCCATTGGTGCTAAAAAAATAGGATGATCAAAATAAGTTCGAACTAGCTTTCCATGAGTGTCGAAATATTTGGCATTCATTAGATAAATAGTATCAGCATCACTAGTGTTTCTCAAGCTAACCATAGAAGTTAAATTGTGTGTTTTGTGCTCCGACATACTATAAATTTGAGAATAAATAGATAGGTAAGATTTTCCATATTCCAAAGAATCCTTCAAACTTATGTTTGCTTTACGTTTTGTCCAGTTTTCTGTGCTTATTGAGCTTATTTGGGTTTCATTATTACAGCTTAAAAACAGAGAGATTGAAAAAAGGAAGAGTATGTATTTGGATGAATTAAGTTGAGATTTTATTGACATAAATTTGTGCTTTTAGGATAAGTTATTAAAATAAACCTTTTTTCCCATAAAGGAAATATAAAGCGAACTATTCTTAGTTGTTTTATATAACAAAGATAACAAGTAATG from Algibacter sp. L1A34 includes these protein-coding regions:
- a CDS encoding RNA polymerase sigma factor, which produces MFQVDIIEKCKQNNRKAQLQLYNQYCDGMYIVAKRFLKDANDAEDVVQEAFIKAFSRLHQYKAEVTFGAWLKRIVVNKSIDFLKSKKQELVELEEVHLKVIDTTKDDKWLVDDGVTLKDIKQAINELSQKYQYVVMLYLIEGYDHQEISEILNITQVASRTQLSRGKVKLQELLIHKNNGTRY
- the mnmA gene encoding tRNA 2-thiouridine(34) synthase MnmA, which gives rise to MKRVVIGLSGGVDSSVAAYLLQEQGYEVIGLFMKNWHDDTVTISNECPWLDDSNDAMLVAEKLGIPFQTVDLSEEYKERIVDYMFNEYEKGRTPNPDVLCNREIKFDVFMKIALDLGADFVATGHYCRKGTLQKDGEDIYQLLAGVDGNKDQSYFLCQLSQEQLAKSLFPIGELTKPEVRKIAMDLDLVTAEKKDSQGLCFIGKVKLPDFLQQQLKPKEGVIVEIPSEQSVYTEIEDTFASTEEKLAYLSRKIDYKVDLGKIVGKHQGAHYFTKGQRKGLGVGGTIEPLFVIDTDVNENVIYTGQGKTHPGLYKSALFVTNEELHWVRQDLELKDGETMEVLARIRYRQALEKATLHKVDSGLYVEFENPQSAITEGQFVAWYLEDELLGSGVIS
- a CDS encoding toxin-antitoxin system YwqK family antitoxin, whose product is MKLIKLLSLLFFLSSIMLSAQSINKFDSAGKRDGVWKKNFESTDVIRYQGTFLHGKEVGEFKFYKNINGKAVLSATKVFNKENNIAKVTFLGSKGKIISEGEMDGKTFIGTWKYYQKSNDNLLILENFNNNGELIGDRFVYYKNGEIAEKQSYLAGKLNGESFWYSENNVVLKSFVYENDEIHGPSKIYNGKGELLIEGQYKRDKKDGVWKYYENGALKEEKDFTYVPKYVKK
- a CDS encoding phosphatase PAP2 family protein, producing MIDQLLHYDTELFVFLNNLGSEPWDGLWLAITDKLTFIPLYAILLYLLYKKFGLKSMLVFVVVIALMVTFTDQITNVFKRGFQRPRPCGAEDLIGRVRFIAVRCGKYGFFSGHASNTMGAAVFAGLMLKPFYKNLIFIMLFWSGVVAFSRIYVGVHYPLDILCGLTFGAFSGFIFYKLAKYLLNRFIKPE
- a CDS encoding DUF2911 domain-containing protein codes for the protein MNTFLKRLLILLSVIALGLFLYSTFVENIFAKRLSPKDTVKFELNDLKLRVFYNRPSKKNREIFGALVPFNKVWRTGANEATTFDTNKALEVAGMPLPAGEYTLWTVPKDSVWTVIFNSKQYSWGVDSEMKPMWDPNYDALTIEVPVHKLKKPVEQFTIAFDNSTDDLFLTMAWDTVKVSVPLK
- a CDS encoding MATE family efflux transporter, producing the protein MQLTDYTKEFKYNWQLAAPVMLGMLGHTFVSFIDNIMVGQLGTAQLAAVSLGNSFMFIAMSLGIGFSTAITPLVAEADAEENFIKGKSSFKHGLFLCTVLGILLFFLVFFAKPLMYLMKQPIEVVELAIPYLDLVAFSLIPLIIFQGFKQFSDGLSLTKFPMYATILGNVVNVVLNYLLIFGKFGFPEMGIVGAAYGTLASRFIMVWYLWFLLKGKEKSKRFVTNIKFFVLDKLMLKKIINLGTPSAMQMFFEGAIFTAAIWLSGLLGKNPQAANQIALNLASMTFMVAMGLSVACMVRVGNQKGLKNFVDLRRIAFSIFLLGIILAFGFALMFFALHDYLPRLYVDLDDIKNFVDNTEVVSIASKLMIGAAIFQISDSIQVVFLGALRGLQDVKIPMFLVFIAYWVIGFPISWFFGKEDAYGSFGIWLGLIAGLTTASILLFIRFNYLSKRLILSNK
- a CDS encoding NAD(P)H-dependent flavin oxidoreductase gives rise to the protein MKNRITELFGIEYPIIQAGMIWNSGWRLASAASNSGILGLIGAGSMYPEILRDHIQKCKKATNKPFGVNVPMLYPNIEEIMNIIVQEGVKIVFTSAGNPKTWTSWLQEKGITVVHVVSSVKFALKAEAAGVDAIVAEGFEAGGHNGRDETTTLTLIPMVKEQVKIALIAAGGIATGKAMLATMILGADAVQIGSRFVASTESSAHESFKQVVVDSKEGDTQLTLKELAPVRLIKNSFYNQVQELYKSSPSIDALKSLLGRGRSKKGMFEGDLEEGELEIGQIAGLIHDIKPVDQIVTEIIAEFEEAKASISAL
- a CDS encoding S8 family peptidase, which codes for MKKLFIVLSIIFFSWNLFSQEDAWVYLVDKENESVYLADPILMLSQKAIDRKERHGVSIDSRDIPVNETYISALKSANGITILAKSKWFNTVHIRGEKTDIENLFLNQNSLLDPEKRFIDKIVFADRSEAALERSANNKTKTKLETTLTTFDYGNSANQIEMFNGDVLHQEGYTGEGMTIAIMDGGFPNVNNMSAFQDLRNAGKIIDDYDFVNRDDDVYTSTVTDHGTLVLSTMAGYFNGDGKNFVGTAPDASYYLFITEDGSDENPVEESYWVEAAERADSLGVDIINTSLGYDDFDPGTKYDYSDADMDGNTTFITKGANIAFDKGMLLVTSAGNAYATSIGAPADSPNTLTVGAVDSNGDFAFFSSIGTSYQPSLKPDVVTQGLNSFVIDENDNITTTSGTSFSSPIMAGGVACLWQVFPDLSNLEIINLVRESGSQYNNPDYYLGYGIPDLEVAFNNINALYLIGSNTEFDLKLYPNPVTDKLYISLPTEGVFTLNLFDILGKIVNTFQVSNEFNTIITANLANGIYVARIQTSTGTHTFRLIKQ